The Anas platyrhynchos isolate ZD024472 breed Pekin duck chromosome 32, IASCAAS_PekinDuck_T2T, whole genome shotgun sequence genomic sequence tttttttccctttttaaaagtgGGGGTTATGTTTTACCTTTTCCAGTCAGTAGCAACTTCACCAGCCATTTATGACTTATCAACTATGATGAATAATGGCTTTGCAAATTAATCTGCCGGTTCCCACAGGACTCTGAGATTCATCTCACCTGATTCTATGGATTTGTGCCCCTTCAGATTCCTTAGATGCTCTTGAACCTGATCTACAGTTGGTGGTTCACCATTCTAATGAGGCATGCGGATGCATGCTTCAATGTCTCTGTATTCCTCCCAGGTTACTTGCCCTTGCTTCCACTCTCTGTAGGCTCCTTTTGGCTTCCTTTTTGTGTTTGAGTTTGACCAGCATCTCCTTGTTCAGCCATGCAGGCTTTCTGGCCTTTTCGCCTGACTTCCTCTTTGCTTGGACGCATCGCtcctgagcttggaggaggtgatcAGACTTGGTGGAGGGGACTTCACTAGATGAtttttcaaggtcccttccaatccctaacattgTGTGAGtctctgattctatgaacttTGAAGAATAGCCAGCTTTCCTGGCACTGGATAGTTCAGAGTAAATGAATTCCATCCAAATGAACTCCAAATGAACTGAAATCAGCCAGGCCCAGTATACTGGACAAAACCTTTGTAGTTGGAAAGGATGGTTGAGATAGACAGCCCGATCCTTCAGGGATGATGGGTCTGGAGCAAGGCAGTGGGTGTCCCTATCTCAGTCCAAGAACATGTAAGGCAAGGAGAGAAGACTTGAGATGCACCCAGAGGAGCACAACTGGAGATGGGGAGTAAAAAGCCTCAGCTCTTCTGAGACAGCGGGGTCTGTCTTGTTAGAGTCTGAAGGGAGCAGAGAAATTCACACGTCCTTCCAAGCAGGATTCCTCTTTCCAGCATGGGAGGTGCACAGGGGGGCCTCTTCTGTTAGCCAAGGGCAGCAAGTGTCCATGACTCCTCCCAGCACTGTTCAACTTCTATTGCAGGAGAAGCATTTCTCTGCCTCTGCCCTAGCTGGAAAGGCAAGACAGAGAGGcacagtggactttttttttttcttgctgctgctgctaaggaCAAGAGATATGCATCCCAATCTATCTTGGGAGCCTCACATTGAAAAGCAGATGAACGGGGTCCATGTGTCGCGTTagggggtgtagctgattaaccgttacgggcccggttggattcagagtactgaaccagtcggacattcaccaaaaacacgtTAACCGTCTAGGGGTCCCGTCAGACATTCACGATCAACACATTAACAGTCTGGGGGActgttcagacattcaccaaaaacgtattaaccatctgggggtccgttcagacattcaccaaaaatgcattaaccgtctgggggttcattcagacattcaccaaaaatgcattaaccgtctgggggtctggttagattcagaacactgaactatcacggataaccaccctcaccctagttgaattaatgagagctatcacaatgtaatcaagtatggtttattacagcaacagataatcaggttcttttggattgccggtgacagggactgtctgcaaaagcaagctagtatgcatgaaatacacaggtgttataagtgttataggtgttacagatgtgttacaggtgttacaggtgttacaggtgcgcagcctagaaataaacgtgttaaaaggatcaaagactctatagagatttataagcaagtattcagatctcacccaaaggcgtcccaatggggggggaagagaggctcagcccgtcgactgatcccaggagtcaggaggtcctaaggatgttgtatgtcctcgggatggtatctcccctgacggtggtatcttccctaacatcccctctctcttgggccaatttatattattttctatcttttaggtggagcttgagtggctctagtcaagcatatcttagttaggattggtgtaaagttttcccgtctctgtttaaagtaataggctccgagaaattcagagcgcatgctcagtgaggggtggtcacaccttggaggcgggtagcttttgggatggaggtgtgttttggtattataatgaggaaaaagtacactagggtacagcatttgtcaaaacatgacacgtctttggctcagggtggcaaaaagtgcagctttgtgcacaagaacaattgaggccccacctgattacagagcctagccgtggtgtctccactccactctacgctccgtgctgttccttagagctagcacaccaagtttccccagagcgatagcatctaaggttgggagcctagggaatgctcagataatgcagttatgccctaccctgaaagcctcttcaatgctgtaccttttccttaaaaatgcaaatgttagttttattttcctagttacttcaggcaattacaccacaccATGTCACACTGAAATGTAGGTCCATATCCAAACCTGATAGGTGAACTTCTCAATTTGGTGTTGACATTCAAGGCAGAGGCTGCTCTTTAGTCAGTAGCTAGTAAGGAAGTGAACATCAGCTGTCACAGTCCGTGTCTTTTCTACCTCCTGCTGCCATTTCCTGAAGGCGGCAGTCACCCTGAAGGCCTATGCCATGCTTTTCTGATCCATGAAAAGGCTTCAGATAACCCAAGACATCATAAATGGACACAGGAAATAAAGTCCAGGCTATACCATCTATTTTTATTCACAGACTCTCATCTGCATGGTATCTCTCCTCCAGAGCTGGACCCCCACCATGGGTTGCATCAGCTCAGTACTTTGCAAACTTGTTTGTACATGTTACACCTGGACCATTTACCAAGGTGGGGATGGAGAgaagttcctttttttcttcgTGCCTCCCACCTGGATGTATCCTCTGGAGAAAATATCAGCTGGTGAGCTACAGGCCTCAGAAATTTTTTATCTCTCCAGAAACCTTCAGAGAAATATCCCCATCGGTGTTCATCCAGCAAAGATCTGCATGGGCTGTGTTTGTTGAAACTTGAGAAGCAGACAGTCCTAAACTTGTGATATCTGGTGGGCTAAAGCAGCCCTGTGTTTGAATTGTCCTCTGTGTTGAGAAAGGATGCTGCCAGCTGCCACTGATCAACCCAGGTTCTTTGCAAggaagcatatatatatttatacataaaaaGGATCTACTAGATTATGTTCTATTCGTTGATATTCCTCATCAGACAAGGGAAGAGCtaccaatgtcatctacctggacttctgtaggGCTTTGGTATGGTCTCCTGCAACATTTCAGTAACTAAACTAGAGGAATATGGGTTTGCTGGAATGACTGGTAGGTGGAGAAAATAATTGTCTAGATGGCCATGTCCGAAGAGTTACATCCAATGAACTAATGACAAACAGGGAATGTGTAAGGAGTGATATCCCTCAGAAGTCTGTGCTGGGACCTACACTGTTAATATCTTCATTAACAAAATGGAGAGTGATATTGAGTACACCCTAAGgtagtttgctgatgacaccaagctgagtggtaaACTTGGTATGCTAGTGGGAGGAGATGTCATCCAAAAAGGCCTGGGCAGACTTGAGAGGTATAACAAAGTCAAACTTCTTGAGGTTCAACAAGAAGAAGTGTAAGGTGCTGCCCCCGGATCAATGAAAATCTAAATATCAATATAGATTTGGGGATGAATGGATTGAAAGCAGCCTTACAGAGAACAGCTTGGGATTACTGGTGTTTGAAGAACTGGATTTGAGCTGGCAGGGTGCGCTTGTAACTGAGAAAGCCAATAATATCCTGGGCTTcatggaaaaaagagagaacagcaggtcaagggaggtgattgctCCCTCTACTCTACTCTTCCGGGATCCCACCTACAGTACTGCATCCAGTTCTGGGGCACCCAGTGCAAGAGAGACATAGACCTATTCGAGTGGCTACAGTGGAGGGCAGTGATCAGAGCTCTgctacaaagaaaggctgaaagtgGTGGGGTTgatcaacctggagaagagaaggctccagagagACCTTATTGCTACCTTTCAATACTTCAAGGGGGCTTAAAAGAATgagatttgatttgatttgatttgatttgatttgatttgatttgatttttaatcAGGGCCTGTAGTAACAGGAAAAGGGGTCATGCTTTTGAACTGATAGGGTGTAGATTTAGACTggacatgaaaaagaaagattttaggATGAGAGTATTGTGACACTGGAAGAGgttcccagagaagttgtggatgcccaaTTGTTGGAAGTATTAGAAGTCAGGTTGGAAAGACCTTTCATCAACCTGATGTAGTGAGAGATGTCCCTGCACGTGGCAGAGGGATTGGATGAGATGATCCTAGAGCCCTGTTCCAGACCAAATAATTTCTAGATTGTATCAATATTTGATTGCAAGATTCTCTGACTATCATGCTATGATCAAGTTGCTGTTTTAAGCTTCAGGGAGTTCAAAGATTCATGTTGCTTTATGTATTCCAATACTGTCTTTATGGAGCTTTTTAACTGAGTGTTTAGATAAACTGTCATGTCTACTGACTGAAAAAAGTGATGTAAGACTCTCCCTTGTGGACTGTGAGCTTTGGATAAAGCCTGGACCTAACATACACTTAAGGAACAAGCTTTATTGATTATTGAGCTTTATCATACTTTTAGTTTGCTTGCAATTAAGAATTATCCTTCTCTACCTGTGTGCAGCCTGttctctaaggaaagcaggaGGGAGTTGGGACAAAGGAACTACAGGGTGCAACTGCAGACTTCAGTGGAGAAGTCTGATGTCAGGAGCAGTGACGCAAGTCCTAAGGGGCCAATGATAGAAATGGTGTGAACCTGGGAGGTGAGAAGCAAAGATGTCCATAGAGGGTCAggcttctcctgcctgtccAGACCTCCTTAAGAGACACTCATGGCTTTCTGTGTCCTAATAAGCCCCAAGGTGCCAAGTTCATCAACTTAATCTCCTGAGAGAAGACTGATGAAATCTCTCAGAAAGACAAAGTTAGAAGCCAAACCCTAAAGACTTCAGTGCTTCAAAGCACTGATTGGTCCCACTGACGTCCATTACTGACCAAGCCCCAAGGACTCCTTAGAACAGGTAATTGGAGGCTATGATTACAGGTAAGCCAAGGTAAAGGTGGCTCTGAGGTTGAGAAAATCTTGTGTTTGTTTCATCAAGCAGAAAATACAAGCCCTGCTGTCAGCTCTGGACAGATAGCTCCTGTCCCTCATGTGGGGCTCCAGGCTCTTCTATAGGCAGTGGGATGTGGGTTATGCAGTGCCAAGTGAAAGACAATGGTGTGACATCTCCTGGTCCCCCTTGGGAGGTATACCCCTCTCCTCTTCAGAACCTTCCCTTTCTGTTAGCCAGACCCCTTTAATCTCCACCAAATCTCCCACCTCTATTCACCTAGCTTTCCACTGTCCTTCCGAAATGTGTCAGCCTGTctggggcagctttctgatggcctttatgacctcagaagctctgcttccctgctgttggccagccagGGGCTGAGAcggaagtgacctcacagccagcatccacagggctacaaggagctgttgtgctcatGAGGCCTCTTCCCAGCCCAGTGAGGGGGttgtgctgtgcagagccaTGGGGGCACTCAGCAGGTCCATGCTGGTCAGGCTGGGAAGGCAGAGTCATCTGGTGGGGGGCACTGCCACTGACTGCCTCCCACACAAGTGGTTCTTTGGCCATGGAGGGTACACAGAGATAGCCGGCCTCCTTCAGAGTCAGAGGCTCATGGAATAGCCTGagatggaagggacccacaaggatcattgagtcatACCAATTTCCAATGTTGAGAGATGGGGTGGTTCACTGTATTCAGTGTATAAAATTTCACCAGAGGTATAACAACTAATTCAACAGACAGATTTTCCTATACCTGCTATGTTACCTGGAGTTGCAGAGCTGTCCTTTCCCTGTTTCCACTTTATTTCTGGGTCACTTTATAACCTTGGACACACTCAGGCTCTGCGGGCTCCTAACTCTATTGACTCCCTGGCACACACTACCCAGAGACCATCCCCTGGTCTCTCCTGACAACTCCTGCTACCCTCCAGAAAGATGGTTGCCTGCTATCAGCCCTGATACATGCTGTGGATACAGGCCAGTGAAGTCACCATCTTTATGGGTGCTGGGCACCAACAGGCAACACTAGAATCAACTCTCTCCACCTAAAAGTTTATCCTGGGACTCTGATCTCATTTGCCTGAGTccacaaagaaacaagcaaagcaaggaGCCTCATTTGAGACTATTCCTTTGCAATATCCATGACAGCAACTTTGGGAGAAGAGCTGAGCCCTCAGCAGATCCCCTTTTAAGCTGGAGATGCTGGTGTGGAGCCAGCTCTGTTACAGAAGTGCCCCTGGCCTGTCCCTACCTGTGGACACAGgactgccccacagcagcacggTGAGCAAGGGACAAGAACAATCAGATGTCACAGCAACACAAGAGCTCTGAAGGAGAGCATGGGAGGTGAAAGAGAGTAGATAAGGAAGACCAAGCCCTGGGGCTCACTGgtagtgctgctgtgccaggattCTTTCCCCCAACacctctgcacacagccaagtgTCCCTGCAGCTCCACCATAGGTCTCAGAGAAAGTATCTCAGACAAGCAAGACATTGCaggatccttttttatttaaatacacagaaagcCTTTCCCATACAAAGACTGGAGTCACACGAGACAGGTACATacaaagaaggaaggagaagtacaatgacttattttttttttctgtggaaaaagcTATGAGAAGTAAAtcaaagaaataataacaatactttaaaaagaaaaaaaaaaaaagtgtctgttCTGAAATACATTAGCAAGATAAGCAGTTTATTCTTTCTGGAAAAGCTCCAGTCATTACTTTCCACACTGcatccttcagctcctggttcctcatgctgtagatgagggggttcactgctggaggcaacacagagtacagaactgccagcaaatGATTCAGGGATGAAGAGGACATGGAGGGGGGTTTCATATAAGAAAATGTGCCAGTACTTATGAACAGGGAAACAACAgacaggtgagggaggcacatggaaaaggctttgtgccggccctgctcagaagGTATCCTCAACACAActctgaagatctgcacataggacagcacaaggaaaacaaaacacccaaatgCTAAACAGATACTAAATACAAgaagcccaacttctctgaggtagacatctgagcaggagagcttgaggatctggggaatttcacagaagaactggtccagggcattgccttggcagaggggaagggaaaaggtattggcagtgtgcagtaCTGCATAGAGAAAAGTGCTGCCCCATGTAACCACTGCCATGTTTACACAAGTTCTGTTGGTCATTATTGTCCTGTAGTGCaagggtttgcagatggcaatgtagcggtcataagccatgatggtgagaagataaaactctgctgagatgaaaaagaaaaagaaaaagacctgagCAGTACATTCCAAGTAagaaatggccctggtgtcccacagggaattggccatggctttgggaacagtggtggtaatagtgcccaggtcaaggagggcaaggttgaggaggaagaagtacatgggggtgtggaggtggtggttgcaggctacggctgtgaggatgaggccgttgcccaggagggcagccaggtagatgcccaggaagagcccgaagtgcaggagctgcagctcgcgtgtgtctgcgaatggcaggaggaggaactctgtcGGGAAGCTCCTGTTGTACATTTGCTGCCTCAGGGCATGCTTGGCTCTCCATGGAGGAAAAGACAATGACAAGTTAGGCAGATTTCCCTGAGAAAAATGAACTCTTTCTCTCACAGAACTCACCATTCCCTGACATGAAGGAGTAATGAGCTCATTCTCCAACCGTCCCAACCAAATGACAGTGTCTGACTTTTTCAAATGGAGCTTGGGCACCTTGTTCCCAAGAAGACACCCTCAGGGCAGGGCACCAGCAGTCTGCGTGAGAACAGAAGCTTACGCGCACCTGCACCCCAGACAAAGAAAGTAGGAAAACCACACACAGGtggagaaataagaaagaatacCACAATGCTCTAACTAGCTGACAGAGAGAAAGGCAGATGGGCATGCAGGGAAGCCTTTACCTTATCGAGCTTACATGCCACCTATGGAAGTGTCATTGCAGGGCAGGTACTTTTAGCCTCACGTTTCTGTCAACTTGTAGGACACAGGCTCCTCTCCAATTCTGGAGAAccagctgaggaagaggtgCCTCATGCCCTAAAGCCCCTTAGGACAGAGTCTGTGGTGGgtggcagaggagagcaggaggtTGCTGCAGAGAAGGTGCCTGCACTGCAGGCCTGGCAGGGAGTGCCTGAATCCCCCTCCATTGGCGTTTCAGGCAAAGGAGTCTCTGCCTCCCTGCCAAGGTCTCTGCTGCGTGGAGCCatccctgctggcagctgcttccCTGTCACCACAACTCCTTCCTGCCATTGC encodes the following:
- the LOC140000420 gene encoding olfactory receptor 14A16-like, which produces MYNRSFPTEFLLLPFADTRELQLLHFGLFLGIYLAALLGNGLILTAVACNHHLHTPMYFFLLNLALLDLGTITTTVPKAMANSLWDTRAISYLECTAQVFFFFFFISAEFYLLTIMAYDRYIAICKPLHYRTIMTNRTCVNMAVVTWGSTFLYAVLHTANTFSLPLCQGNALDQFFCEIPQILKLSCSDVYLREVGLLVFSICLAFGCFVFLVLSYVQIFRVVLRIPSEQGRHKAFSMCLPHLSVVSLFISTGTFSYMKPPSMSSSSLNHLLAVLYSVLPPAVNPLIYSMRNQELKDAVWKVMTGAFPERINCLSC